The following coding sequences are from one Granulicella arctica window:
- a CDS encoding putative bifunctional diguanylate cyclase/phosphodiesterase, giving the protein MNEIVDFLIVGFVSLLFSSIYRKRPTRRVFFWLVGWSFVLLHFAALLFHPTSRAGQTIHDIATLWTLTACGLCLVLSLEEFCENSHRWVAVFCLVGIPWLGSVTLVVLPASANIGLSIFACLSQVGTLVLALIFFRARRKLLLTLMLLTVVCSAWLIVSLRHGNVDGVLSVILTQCFSLNAVLFSFEQRRLTAGTATVGLALYAWGSVWVLSTLVERLVPGFTVNPELWNLPKYFVAAGMILVLLEEEIRSAETASEQYRLLFAGNPHPMWMYDRNTLAFLQVNDAAVAHYGYTQQEFKQMTLLDVQPDWNNEKTAHELRTKESKQLSGPWAHKRHDNSIMQMDIASHLLVHEGKDVTFALMQDVTDRLRLHEQLVLQAHHDMLTGLPNRTLFEERMKQTLTHASQYGHKAALLCLDIDRFKQINDTYGHAAGDHCLKEIARRLELPVRSGDTVARVGGEEFALLLHEISDCAEVEHIAKDVLNAFKAPIQIDRFEIELAASIGIAVYPDHGENAAGLWRDADTAMYRAKQAGGAQYEYVSKDISASTIEANEVEVCLRQALKTDSFEVHYQPQLTLDGRLYGLEALVRSRHSVLEKIAPARYISIAEESGLIVPLGNWVLEEVCRQSRAWMDQGLPAIRIAVNVSPLQLTRFDFSAKVKDAMARYNLSPNLLELEVTESTVMPDKGHASYQISLLAQMGIRLSIDDFGTGYSSLGRLHQLPVESLKIDCSFIQHIAEYKGTYPIVQAIISLAHSLGMKVVAEGVENEEQLARLKQLECDRVQGFLFSEALSPAAATEFLWHAYDVLPAQMA; this is encoded by the coding sequence ATGAATGAAATCGTGGACTTCTTGATCGTTGGGTTTGTAAGTCTCCTCTTTTCTTCAATCTATCGAAAGAGGCCAACGCGACGTGTTTTTTTTTGGCTGGTCGGCTGGTCTTTCGTTCTGCTCCATTTTGCAGCCTTGCTGTTTCATCCAACCTCCCGCGCCGGCCAAACGATACACGATATAGCCACACTTTGGACGCTGACGGCATGTGGCCTTTGCCTCGTTCTGTCTCTTGAGGAGTTTTGCGAAAACAGCCACCGATGGGTCGCCGTTTTCTGCTTAGTTGGAATTCCCTGGCTAGGCTCTGTCACCCTTGTCGTGCTCCCCGCATCGGCAAATATAGGATTGTCGATATTTGCCTGTCTTAGCCAAGTGGGAACCCTGGTGCTGGCCCTAATCTTTTTTCGTGCCAGGCGAAAATTGCTGCTGACTCTCATGCTCTTAACCGTCGTTTGCAGCGCATGGCTGATCGTTTCTCTGCGACATGGAAACGTCGACGGCGTTTTGAGCGTTATCCTCACCCAGTGTTTCAGCCTGAATGCCGTGCTGTTTAGTTTTGAGCAGCGCCGGCTGACAGCCGGTACAGCAACGGTAGGGTTGGCACTTTACGCATGGGGCTCCGTCTGGGTACTGAGCACTCTAGTAGAGCGCTTAGTACCGGGGTTCACGGTCAATCCCGAGTTATGGAATCTTCCCAAGTACTTTGTCGCCGCAGGCATGATTCTCGTCCTACTAGAGGAAGAGATCCGCTCAGCCGAAACAGCGAGCGAGCAGTATCGTCTGCTGTTTGCGGGAAATCCGCATCCGATGTGGATGTACGACCGCAATACGCTCGCCTTTCTGCAAGTAAACGATGCTGCCGTGGCCCACTACGGCTATACCCAGCAAGAGTTCAAGCAGATGACTCTGCTCGATGTGCAACCTGATTGGAACAATGAGAAGACAGCACACGAGCTCCGGACAAAGGAATCAAAGCAGCTATCGGGCCCATGGGCTCACAAGCGTCACGATAACTCGATCATGCAGATGGATATCGCAAGTCATCTACTGGTTCATGAGGGCAAGGATGTAACCTTTGCATTGATGCAGGATGTAACAGATCGCCTGCGCCTGCACGAACAACTTGTCCTGCAAGCACATCACGATATGTTGACCGGACTACCGAACCGGACACTCTTCGAAGAACGCATGAAACAAACGCTGACACATGCGAGCCAATATGGACACAAAGCAGCATTGCTCTGTCTGGACATAGATCGATTCAAACAGATTAACGATACCTATGGTCATGCAGCAGGAGATCATTGTCTCAAAGAGATCGCACGCAGGTTAGAACTACCGGTCCGCAGTGGAGATACTGTCGCACGAGTTGGCGGCGAAGAGTTCGCCCTCTTGCTCCACGAAATTAGCGACTGTGCAGAAGTCGAGCATATCGCCAAGGATGTACTGAACGCATTCAAAGCTCCGATACAGATCGACCGGTTCGAGATCGAACTGGCGGCGAGCATCGGGATAGCAGTCTATCCCGATCATGGAGAAAATGCGGCGGGCCTATGGCGGGACGCAGATACAGCGATGTATCGCGCAAAACAAGCAGGCGGAGCGCAATATGAGTACGTCTCAAAAGATATCAGTGCCTCGACAATCGAGGCCAATGAGGTAGAAGTGTGCCTGCGGCAGGCGCTGAAAACAGACAGCTTCGAAGTCCATTATCAGCCGCAACTCACCCTCGATGGCCGGCTCTACGGGCTCGAAGCGCTAGTACGATCGCGGCACTCAGTCCTCGAGAAGATCGCTCCTGCACGATACATCTCCATCGCCGAAGAGAGCGGCCTGATTGTCCCTTTGGGCAATTGGGTTCTGGAAGAGGTTTGCCGTCAGAGTCGGGCATGGATGGATCAGGGGCTCCCCGCCATCCGCATTGCCGTCAACGTGTCTCCCCTGCAACTTACTCGCTTCGATTTTTCTGCCAAGGTGAAGGACGCGATGGCCCGATACAATTTAAGCCCAAATCTCCTGGAGCTTGAAGTGACCGAATCGACAGTCATGCCGGATAAGGGACACGCATCCTATCAGATCAGCTTGCTTGCTCAAATGGGAATTCGGCTTTCTATCGATGATTTTGGCACAGGTTATTCCTCGCTCGGGCGCTTGCATCAACTTCCTGTCGAATCACTGAAGATCGATTGCTCCTTCATCCAACACATTGCCGAATACAAAGGAACATATCCGATTGTTCAGGCGATCATCTCGCTTGCGCATAGCCTTGGAATGAAGGTCGTCGCGGAGGGAGTCGAAAACGAAGAGCAGTTGGCGCGACTCAAGCAACTGGAGTGCGATCGGGTACAAGGCTTTCTCTTCAGCGAGGCGCTTTCACCAGCGGCAGCGACCGAGTTCCTTTGGCACGCCTATGACGTTCTCCCTGCA
- a CDS encoding amidohydrolase family protein has translation MHFVSPRLSALALMIAASSAFAATPITKTIAVSEGTDMAVTVSPNHKTILMDVQGLLFTMPFAGGASKQITTPEQEASHPDWSPNGNFVAIQSYAGGTFHIWTMHPDGTDLKQITNGHGDDREPRISPDSKTIAFASDRSFKGSYDIWTVDVASGVLKQITSSEADEFEPAWSPDGSSLAFVSGSSITGKSIEAINLASGHQHTVASIDSTIGRLEAPSFSPDGAQIAYVRFSGVGLFMNTASLIVANASGDSAPTYIGKATDAFPFPATWLSKTELIYTGNGHILHTNLSAKTESSIPFTAVIESTRPQYAHKVYDFDSTAAHPVKGIYAPALSPDGKQAAFVALNQLYLMTIGSAPVALTHDTFYKQGPAWSPDGKRLAYVSDRDGIENIYLHDLAALDDSADRRVSPSQSAQIMPAWSPDGRLIAFQDQTGATLLTDVTTGAVKSLAPLTFFPGRPSFSTNGKTVAIATIKPYTKRFREGTSSILTVDVATGKTEFFSPAKFESITTRTEDGPIYAPNGKEIAFVMDDLLYTMPVDADGHPSGPASKLNDETTDAPTWSGDSRKILYLNNGTLKLLDVSSKVITLVPVELTFTRSKPEQKLLIHAARFWKGSGPGEQMDVDILITDNRVTSVTPHSATPPPGITRTIEAGDSTVMPGMWENHAHTDSDNSIYYGSRMGRLWLSYGVTEIRAIADNAYRALEHRESYDSGTAIGPRLFTTGEAVDGERVYYPMMIPTTSEAQLHREFDRLKALDFDFIKLYVRLPYSWAEQGIQYAHTRMGVETASHYLLPAVSLGEDGMSHVSATARTGWAYSRSLTGSSYSDVSKLLSQSGMWTISTTFSQSLYAEDPGMATDPRQAIAPPWENARLKVSVSGATKTDQTSALQHLKEEESVVSGVIRDGGLLLAGTDSPLDLPATSLHLNLRAQVKYGLAPWQALETVTVLPAKAYGLTKDLGTLDPGHLADLIIVSGDPLKNIDDAARVQCVMKNGQLQSVGVIMAPFAKSNIGNNICP, from the coding sequence ATGCACTTCGTCTCACCCCGCCTCTCCGCTCTTGCCTTGATGATCGCTGCGTCGTCCGCATTCGCCGCAACGCCGATCACAAAGACTATTGCCGTATCCGAAGGCACAGACATGGCAGTGACGGTCTCCCCAAACCACAAGACCATTCTTATGGATGTGCAGGGGCTTCTCTTCACCATGCCATTCGCCGGAGGCGCATCCAAGCAAATCACGACTCCCGAGCAGGAGGCTTCGCATCCGGACTGGTCACCAAACGGAAACTTCGTCGCAATCCAGTCCTATGCCGGAGGAACATTCCATATCTGGACGATGCATCCGGACGGTACTGACCTGAAGCAGATCACCAACGGCCATGGCGACGACCGCGAGCCGCGCATCTCCCCCGACAGCAAGACCATCGCCTTCGCCTCCGACCGCTCCTTCAAAGGCAGCTATGACATCTGGACCGTAGATGTCGCCAGCGGCGTTCTCAAGCAGATCACCAGCAGCGAAGCTGATGAGTTCGAGCCCGCATGGTCTCCAGATGGCTCGTCTCTCGCCTTTGTCAGCGGCTCCAGCATCACTGGAAAATCTATCGAGGCCATCAACCTTGCAAGCGGCCATCAGCACACCGTGGCATCGATCGACAGCACTATCGGCCGGCTCGAAGCTCCATCGTTCTCACCCGACGGCGCACAGATCGCCTATGTGCGCTTCTCCGGAGTCGGCCTGTTCATGAACACGGCAAGCCTTATCGTCGCCAATGCGAGTGGAGATTCCGCACCGACGTATATCGGCAAAGCTACCGACGCCTTTCCCTTCCCAGCAACATGGCTCTCGAAGACAGAGCTTATCTACACCGGGAATGGGCATATTTTACACACTAATCTCTCAGCAAAAACCGAGTCGTCGATCCCCTTTACCGCGGTCATCGAATCTACACGCCCGCAGTACGCGCATAAGGTGTATGACTTCGACAGCACAGCCGCCCATCCGGTGAAAGGCATCTATGCACCAGCTCTCTCGCCTGACGGCAAACAGGCCGCCTTCGTCGCGCTCAATCAGCTATACCTCATGACTATCGGAAGCGCTCCTGTCGCGCTCACACACGATACCTTTTACAAGCAGGGGCCAGCGTGGTCACCCGACGGAAAGAGGCTCGCTTATGTGTCCGATCGCGACGGGATCGAAAACATCTATCTTCATGATCTGGCGGCTTTGGATGACTCAGCGGATAGGCGCGTATCCCCAAGCCAGTCCGCGCAGATCATGCCAGCCTGGTCACCCGATGGAAGGCTGATCGCCTTTCAGGATCAGACGGGAGCGACCCTTCTCACTGATGTCACGACCGGAGCAGTAAAGTCTCTAGCCCCGCTGACCTTCTTCCCTGGGCGCCCTTCCTTCTCCACAAACGGAAAGACCGTAGCGATCGCGACCATCAAGCCCTACACCAAACGCTTCCGCGAAGGCACCAGCTCCATCCTTACCGTGGATGTAGCCACCGGCAAGACCGAGTTCTTCTCCCCGGCGAAGTTCGAATCCATCACGACACGTACCGAAGATGGTCCTATCTATGCACCGAACGGTAAAGAGATCGCGTTTGTGATGGATGACCTTCTCTACACAATGCCTGTCGACGCCGATGGACATCCCAGTGGACCTGCGAGCAAACTCAACGACGAGACCACTGACGCCCCCACGTGGTCCGGTGACTCCCGCAAGATTCTCTATCTGAACAACGGGACACTCAAGCTCCTGGATGTCAGCAGCAAGGTCATCACACTGGTTCCGGTTGAGCTAACCTTCACTCGCTCAAAACCAGAGCAGAAACTGCTCATCCACGCAGCCCGCTTCTGGAAAGGATCCGGACCCGGCGAGCAGATGGATGTAGACATTCTCATCACCGACAATCGCGTCACCAGCGTTACACCGCACAGCGCGACACCGCCTCCAGGAATTACCCGCACCATTGAGGCAGGCGACTCAACCGTCATGCCCGGCATGTGGGAGAACCACGCTCACACTGACTCCGACAACTCCATCTACTATGGGAGCCGCATGGGACGCCTCTGGCTCAGCTACGGCGTCACCGAGATCCGAGCCATCGCCGACAATGCCTATCGCGCACTCGAACATCGCGAATCCTACGACTCCGGCACCGCCATCGGCCCACGTCTCTTCACCACCGGAGAAGCTGTCGATGGCGAGCGAGTCTATTACCCCATGATGATTCCCACCACCTCCGAAGCCCAACTTCACCGCGAGTTCGACCGGCTGAAGGCGCTGGACTTCGACTTCATCAAGCTATATGTCCGCCTCCCCTATAGCTGGGCCGAGCAAGGGATTCAGTATGCGCACACCCGGATGGGCGTCGAAACCGCCTCTCATTATCTTCTCCCCGCCGTATCGCTTGGAGAAGACGGCATGAGCCATGTCTCCGCCACTGCCCGCACTGGATGGGCCTACTCTCGATCACTTACTGGCTCGAGCTACTCGGATGTCAGCAAACTTCTTAGTCAGTCCGGTATGTGGACGATCTCCACAACCTTCAGCCAATCCCTGTATGCCGAAGACCCTGGCATGGCTACCGATCCGCGTCAGGCCATCGCCCCTCCGTGGGAGAACGCCCGCCTCAAGGTTTCTGTATCCGGTGCGACAAAGACCGATCAAACCTCCGCGCTCCAGCATCTCAAGGAAGAAGAGTCTGTCGTCTCAGGAGTAATCCGCGATGGGGGTCTTCTTCTCGCAGGAACAGATTCGCCGCTCGACCTTCCGGCTACGAGCCTTCATCTCAACCTTCGAGCCCAGGTGAAGTACGGGCTTGCGCCGTGGCAGGCCCTCGAGACCGTCACCGTTCTGCCAGCGAAGGCCTACGGACTTACAAAGGATCTTGGCACGCTTGACCCTGGTCACCTGGCCGATCTCATCATCGTCTCCGGCGATCCCCTCAAGAACATCGACGATGCCGCCCGGGTCCAATGCGTCATGAAGAATGGCCAGCTTCAATCCGTAGGAGTCATTATGGCACCTTTTGCAAAGAGCAATATCGGCAATAACATCTGTCCGTAA
- a CDS encoding TonB-dependent receptor yields the protein MKTFYGVLLISLLLVSASYAQQTGISGRVADTQGAAIANATVEVKQVGGAAFTTKTNSEGSYLIPSLTAGDYIVTVTADGFTTVKTKVTMLVGQTPAVDTVLPIGGTSDAVIVRSDAVAVDTTSSTVAGNITPDDVKNLPINGRNYMELATLVPGVRVNAITNDTPLGGSNSGKFQINLDGLQVTQNTADPSFGQPRFSPDAISQFQIITNRFDATVGRSSGIAVNVQSKTGANQVHGSVFGYFRNDAFSAADPIARAVTPLSDQQFGGTFGGPIRKDKLWYFGSYEGEHQSSGITDSSLLPGAASNLVFPQVITVNEYLGRMDYQASGKDHIFVRGNGFTFKNNQTLASGSADPSAAYYATRTNYTFLGDWNRTVSSRIVNDVHGSYNHFEWQNLPLITSQAITFGAVTVGAPYNYPQIFVQNVQEYRDDLYYLMGKHSFKLGGEYLYSANTGLFQQNLNGTASACASIVAKTVNGITYSAAQVAADLFPDGTTNPSSWNYTNTNDTTQTSINSLCALGTFVQGSGNFHVNIPRSQLAFWAQDDYKVITRVTLNLGLRYDNDLGIFNTGLKLTNGLLTPKSNDNHEFAPRIGFVYDIAGDGKTVIRGGAGMFFADVAANQTIDGQIFNGVTSLQESITGSATAPLNLQSPFANPTAAPRQAVQPLGPNVVTPYSLQISGGVQRELPFHSILTADYVHTRVYHDWIRLNSNLLQDPNNPQFNLKPSSKYVAGTTVSCPTGGVTPDATQGAFNVCAQAFTNINQFFTPNESGSIYDALQLGLRHSLQSGFTGAVAYTYSRLKDSSESPFYYPNKPFVNGIHDEWANGQDDQRHTLTVTGDYAIKYGLSLSSLFHYGSGNAFPTSVGTTQPTGYAPSYNRTFAANTVPIAAGATCPTGSTCITVYNKMANNYLDTATGYYLTKRDALYGRNVYRVDSRLQETHKFGGRFRAVLAVEAFNLFNHSNYGTYNGIVTSSSYGLPQATTSAATGIPVEWRPRSLQFLGRFEF from the coding sequence ATGAAGACGTTTTATGGCGTTCTGCTTATTTCCCTTCTTTTGGTCTCCGCAAGCTATGCGCAACAAACTGGCATCTCCGGTCGCGTCGCCGATACGCAAGGCGCAGCCATTGCAAACGCGACCGTCGAGGTCAAGCAGGTAGGCGGAGCAGCCTTCACAACGAAGACCAACAGCGAAGGCAGCTACCTCATCCCCTCTCTCACAGCGGGTGACTACATCGTTACCGTTACTGCCGATGGATTCACGACAGTCAAGACGAAGGTGACGATGCTCGTCGGCCAGACGCCTGCCGTTGACACGGTACTTCCGATCGGCGGCACAAGCGATGCGGTTATCGTCCGCAGCGACGCGGTCGCCGTGGACACGACATCCTCCACCGTCGCAGGCAACATTACGCCAGACGATGTCAAGAATCTTCCGATCAACGGACGCAACTACATGGAGCTTGCGACGCTGGTGCCGGGCGTTCGGGTGAATGCGATCACCAACGACACGCCGCTGGGCGGGTCGAACTCCGGCAAATTCCAGATCAATCTAGACGGCCTCCAAGTAACGCAGAACACAGCCGATCCCAGCTTCGGCCAGCCTCGCTTTTCTCCCGATGCAATCAGTCAGTTTCAGATCATCACAAACCGCTTTGACGCAACCGTCGGACGCTCATCCGGCATTGCGGTCAATGTGCAATCCAAGACCGGCGCAAATCAGGTTCACGGCTCAGTCTTCGGCTACTTCCGCAACGATGCTTTTAGCGCCGCAGACCCTATCGCCCGAGCAGTGACTCCGCTCTCCGACCAACAGTTTGGAGGCACCTTTGGCGGACCAATCCGCAAAGATAAGCTCTGGTACTTTGGGTCGTACGAGGGCGAGCATCAGTCCAGCGGAATTACCGATTCATCGCTTCTCCCAGGTGCCGCCAGCAATCTCGTCTTTCCTCAAGTCATCACGGTCAACGAGTACCTTGGCCGAATGGACTACCAGGCCAGTGGCAAAGATCACATCTTCGTTCGGGGGAACGGCTTCACGTTCAAAAATAACCAGACGCTCGCGTCCGGCTCTGCTGATCCAAGCGCTGCCTACTACGCCACCCGCACCAATTACACCTTCCTCGGCGATTGGAATCGCACCGTCAGCTCGAGAATCGTCAACGACGTGCACGGAAGCTACAACCACTTTGAATGGCAGAATCTTCCCCTCATCACCTCACAGGCGATCACCTTTGGAGCTGTCACCGTTGGAGCTCCTTACAACTACCCACAGATTTTCGTGCAGAATGTACAGGAGTACCGCGACGACCTGTACTACCTGATGGGCAAGCACAGCTTCAAGCTGGGCGGCGAATATCTCTACAGCGCCAACACCGGTCTCTTTCAGCAAAACCTGAATGGCACCGCAAGCGCCTGCGCCTCCATTGTTGCTAAAACCGTCAATGGCATTACCTATAGCGCAGCGCAAGTAGCGGCGGATCTCTTTCCTGACGGCACCACCAATCCGTCCTCGTGGAACTACACCAATACCAACGACACAACACAGACGAGCATCAACTCCCTGTGTGCGTTGGGCACCTTCGTTCAGGGCTCGGGCAACTTTCATGTCAATATTCCGCGCAGCCAGCTCGCCTTCTGGGCGCAGGACGACTACAAGGTGATCACCCGTGTGACACTCAACCTTGGCCTACGCTATGACAACGATCTCGGCATCTTCAATACCGGCCTCAAACTCACCAATGGACTGCTGACTCCAAAGAGCAATGACAATCATGAGTTCGCCCCGCGCATCGGCTTCGTCTACGACATAGCTGGCGATGGAAAGACCGTCATCCGTGGCGGAGCGGGCATGTTCTTTGCAGACGTCGCCGCCAATCAGACGATCGACGGACAGATCTTCAATGGTGTCACCTCACTTCAGGAGTCCATCACCGGCTCCGCGACAGCTCCCCTCAATCTGCAATCGCCCTTCGCCAACCCCACCGCTGCACCGCGTCAAGCAGTGCAGCCACTAGGGCCGAACGTCGTCACTCCTTACTCGCTTCAGATCTCTGGCGGCGTCCAGCGAGAGCTTCCCTTCCACAGTATTTTGACGGCGGATTACGTTCACACGCGCGTGTATCATGACTGGATTCGCCTCAACTCGAACCTGCTGCAAGATCCCAACAACCCGCAGTTCAATCTCAAGCCAAGCAGCAAGTATGTTGCAGGTACCACCGTCTCCTGTCCGACAGGCGGAGTAACGCCGGACGCGACGCAGGGGGCCTTCAATGTCTGCGCGCAGGCATTCACTAACATCAACCAGTTCTTCACACCAAATGAGTCGGGATCGATCTACGATGCCCTGCAACTTGGCCTTCGTCATTCACTGCAAAGCGGCTTCACTGGAGCAGTGGCCTACACCTATTCCCGGTTGAAGGACTCCAGCGAATCTCCCTTTTACTATCCGAACAAGCCGTTTGTAAATGGAATCCACGACGAGTGGGCCAATGGTCAGGACGATCAGCGCCATACCCTCACCGTAACAGGCGATTATGCCATCAAGTATGGCCTGTCGCTCTCGTCACTCTTCCACTATGGTTCTGGAAACGCCTTTCCAACTTCTGTAGGAACGACACAGCCAACGGGATACGCTCCCAGCTACAACCGCACCTTCGCAGCCAATACAGTGCCTATTGCCGCAGGCGCAACCTGCCCCACGGGAAGCACCTGTATCACGGTCTACAACAAGATGGCGAACAACTATCTCGACACGGCAACAGGCTACTATCTGACCAAGCGCGATGCTCTCTATGGACGTAACGTGTATCGGGTCGATTCGAGGTTGCAGGAAACACACAAGTTCGGCGGTCGGTTTCGTGCCGTCCTTGCGGTAGAGGCATTCAATCTCTTCAATCACTCCAACTATGGCACCTACAACGGCATTGTGACCTCATCCAGTTACGGCTTGCCGCAAGCTACGACATCCGCAGCCACTGGCATTCCTGTTGAGTGGCGTCCCCGTTCGCTACAGTTTCTTGGCCGCTTCGAGTTCTAG
- a CDS encoding LysR family transcriptional regulator has translation MDFRIRQLQCFLTLSDLLNYGKTARALYMSQPTISFQIKSLEEAFNIKLFERDRQQVRLTDAGYAFREYAQNIMDTVDAAQECLTGLHTRLRLRASFGPVGQFVLLPAVIRMLAAQYPNFELDVAELTTEQQMARIAEGKIDALLMVGAMPVTGLRFDPICTEPLIAFVSCQSHLASQRSISVQELRNVSIIASREKDCRFHKPFLHNLLAPFGITPRIVESPQSCAVQFAYAASGEGIAITTSSMAACTFPGVVAVPFKESLPPMQLGLASMQANETRAMTIFRKVVMECAEAALERSVQATSRPQHGPEAVKHFPNHREAS, from the coding sequence TTGGACTTCAGAATCAGGCAGCTACAGTGTTTCCTGACGCTATCGGACCTGCTGAACTATGGGAAGACGGCGCGTGCCCTGTACATGAGCCAACCGACCATCAGCTTTCAGATCAAGTCTCTCGAAGAAGCCTTCAATATCAAGTTATTTGAACGGGATCGCCAACAGGTGCGTTTAACCGATGCGGGCTATGCCTTTCGTGAGTATGCACAAAACATCATGGACACCGTAGATGCAGCGCAGGAGTGCCTTACCGGCCTGCACACTCGTCTGCGATTGCGCGCCAGCTTTGGGCCTGTTGGTCAGTTTGTACTTTTGCCAGCAGTGATTCGCATGTTAGCGGCTCAGTATCCGAACTTCGAATTGGATGTAGCGGAGCTAACGACAGAGCAACAGATGGCGCGCATTGCAGAGGGGAAGATCGATGCATTGTTGATGGTGGGAGCAATGCCGGTGACGGGTCTTCGCTTTGATCCTATTTGTACGGAACCATTGATCGCGTTCGTCTCATGCCAGAGTCATCTGGCGTCGCAACGAAGCATCTCCGTACAGGAACTTCGCAACGTTAGCATCATCGCGTCGCGGGAGAAGGACTGCCGTTTTCACAAGCCCTTTCTGCACAATCTGCTGGCACCATTCGGCATTACTCCGCGTATTGTTGAATCGCCGCAGTCGTGTGCCGTGCAGTTTGCGTATGCCGCGTCAGGGGAGGGAATTGCCATCACTACAAGCTCGATGGCAGCATGCACCTTTCCCGGCGTCGTTGCGGTGCCGTTCAAGGAGTCTCTGCCGCCGATGCAACTCGGACTCGCTTCTATGCAGGCGAACGAGACACGAGCGATGACCATCTTTCGCAAAGTCGTTATGGAGTGTGCAGAAGCAGCCCTGGAGCGATCTGTGCAGGCAACCTCCCGTCCACAGCACGGTCCAGAGGCAGTGAAACACTTTCCCAATCATCGCGAGGCAAGCTAA
- the glpK gene encoding glycerol kinase GlpK gives MSAYIGALDQGTTSTRFMVFDRHGRVVSMAQKEHEQIYPNPGWVEHDSLEIWRRTLEVVDEACDARGLRPKDFAAIGITNQRETTVVWNRETGLPIYNALVWQDTRVADYVTRFAQEGGNSRFREQTGLPLTTYFSGLKIRWLLDNVKGAREDASSGKLLFGNMDSYLLWNLTGGVNGGIHVTDVTNASRTQLMNLATLDWDPELLTIFDIPRSMLPEVRSSSEVYGNLTRTHLSGVPIAGILGDQHAALVGQTCFKPGEAKNTYGTGCFLLLNTGEKPVISKNGLLTTVAYKFGKEPARYALEGSIAITGALVQWIRDNLGLIQKSEDIELLANTVKDNGGVYFVPAFSGLYAPYWKDSARGVITGLTRYANKGHIARAALEATAYQTREVVEAMEADSGISLEQLRTDGGMTANDMLMQFQADILDRTVVRPVIKETTALGAAYAAGLAVGFYKDTDDLIANWSIDRVWKPQMEGTQRDEHYKKWKRAVTRSFDWTDD, from the coding sequence ATGTCAGCGTATATCGGAGCACTGGACCAGGGAACCACCAGCACGCGCTTCATGGTCTTCGATCGCCACGGGCGCGTCGTCTCCATGGCTCAGAAGGAGCACGAGCAGATCTATCCCAACCCGGGCTGGGTCGAGCACGATTCCCTCGAGATCTGGCGCCGGACGTTAGAGGTCGTAGATGAGGCCTGCGATGCCCGCGGCCTTCGTCCCAAGGACTTCGCCGCCATCGGCATCACCAACCAGCGCGAGACCACCGTCGTCTGGAACAGGGAGACCGGCCTCCCCATCTATAACGCGCTCGTCTGGCAAGACACCCGCGTTGCCGACTACGTCACGCGCTTCGCGCAAGAAGGTGGCAATAGCCGCTTCCGCGAGCAGACCGGCCTTCCCCTCACCACCTACTTTTCCGGACTCAAGATCCGCTGGCTTCTCGATAACGTCAAAGGCGCGCGCGAGGATGCGAGCAGTGGCAAACTCCTCTTTGGCAACATGGACAGCTACCTGCTCTGGAACCTCACTGGCGGCGTGAACGGTGGCATCCACGTCACCGATGTCACCAACGCCAGTCGCACTCAGCTGATGAATCTCGCCACCCTCGACTGGGACCCCGAGCTTCTCACCATCTTCGATATTCCGCGCTCAATGCTCCCCGAGGTCCGTTCCTCCAGCGAGGTCTACGGCAATCTCACCCGCACTCACCTTAGCGGCGTACCCATCGCCGGTATCCTCGGCGACCAACATGCCGCTCTTGTCGGCCAGACCTGCTTCAAGCCGGGCGAGGCCAAGAATACTTATGGTACGGGTTGTTTCTTGCTGCTCAACACTGGGGAGAAGCCGGTTATCTCCAAAAACGGCCTGCTCACCACGGTTGCCTACAAGTTCGGTAAAGAACCTGCCCGCTATGCTCTCGAAGGCAGCATCGCCATCACCGGCGCGCTCGTCCAGTGGATACGGGACAACCTCGGCCTCATCCAGAAGAGCGAAGACATCGAGCTCCTCGCCAATACGGTTAAGGACAACGGCGGCGTTTACTTCGTTCCCGCCTTCTCTGGCCTCTACGCGCCCTACTGGAAGGACAGCGCCCGCGGCGTAATCACCGGACTCACTCGCTATGCGAACAAGGGCCACATTGCCCGTGCCGCGCTCGAGGCCACGGCCTACCAGACCCGCGAGGTCGTCGAAGCAATGGAGGCTGACTCCGGCATCTCCCTCGAGCAGCTCCGCACCGATGGCGGCATGACGGCCAACGACATGCTGATGCAGTTTCAGGCCGACATCCTTGATCGCACCGTCGTTCGTCCTGTAATCAAGGAGACCACCGCTCTTGGAGCCGCCTACGCAGCTGGCCTCGCCGTAGGCTTCTACAAAGACACCGACGACCTTATCGCGAATTGGTCCATCGACCGCGTATGGAAGCCGCAGATGGAAGGCACCCAGCGCGACGAGCACTATAAAAAGTGGAAGAGGGCCGTCACCCGCTCCTTCGACTGGACAGACGACTAA